In Brachybacterium saurashtrense, the genomic stretch GCTGCGCGGCGAGGAGCTCACCCAGGAGATCCAGTCGATCCTCACCGACGCGGGTCTGCTGGGCGGTGTGCTGCTGGCCGTGGTCGACCACGAGGGCCGCCCCTCGCTGGGCTACCGCGCCAACCAGTTCATCGAGCGCAGCCAGAAGAAGGCCGCCGCCACCCAGCGCGACATCGAGAAGAAGGCCGAGAAGCTCGAGAAGAAGGCGAAGGGAGCGGTGGAGACCGCGCAGAAGCAGCTCGCCGACCAGCGGGGCTGAGCGCGATGCCCGGCGAGGTGCTGTGGAACGCCCCGGTCGCCGACCATCCGGTCGACGCCCTGGTGCGGGTCCCGGGATCGAAGTCGCTCACGGCGCGATGGATGCTGCTGGCCGCCGCGGCCGATGAGCCGTCCGTGCTGCGCGGCGCCCTGGTCTCCCGCGACACCCGGCTGATGCGCGACGCGCTGGAGCGGCTCGGCGCGGTGCTGGAGGTGGCCGACGGCGCCCTCCACGTGACGCCCCTGCCGCCGCCCGCGGAGCATCCCGCCGAGCCGCTCGAGATCCACACCGGCTTGGCCGGCACCGTGATGAGGTTCGTGCCGATCCTGGCGGCCCTCCACCATGGCGACGTGCGCTTCACCGGGGACGACGCGGCGCTGTTGCGGCCCATGCACGCGGTGGTGGACGCCCTGCGCCAGCAGGGGGTGGAGGTCACCGAGCACGGCGAGCCCGGGCACCTGCCGCTCACGGTGCACGGCACCGGCCGCCTGCCCGGCGGCCGGATCGCCCTGGACGCCTCCGCCTCCAGCCAGTTCGTCTCCAACGTGCTGCTGGTCGCGGCCCGGGCCGAGTCCGATCTCGAGCTGGCCCACGTGGGCTCCACCCTGCCCTCTCTCCCCCACATCGACATGACCGTGCAGACGCTGCGCGAGGCGGGCGTCGAGGCGAGCCATCACGTGGACGCCGACGGCCGCCACACCTGGACGGTGCGCCGCGGGGAGATCCGCCCCGTCAGCGTGGGGATCGAGCCGGACCTCTCCAACGCCGGCCCGTTCCTCGCCGCGGCGATGGTCACCGGCGGCACCATCGCGGTGGACGACTGGCCCGAGACGACCACCCAGCCGGGCGACGCCTACCGCGACCTGCTCGCCCGCATGGGCGGGGAGGTGTGGCGCGAGGGGCGCGCGCTGTGCGTGCGCGGCAGCGGCGAGATCCACGGGATCGAGGCGGACATGTCGGCCGTGGGCGAGCTGGTGCCCACCATCGCCGCCCTGTGCGCGCTGGCCGATTCCCCGTCCCGGCTCACCGGGGTGGCGCATCTGCGCGGCCACGAGACGGACCGGCTGAAGGCCCTGGCCGCCGAGCTCACGAAGGTGGGGGCGCACACCGTGGAGCTCGAGGACGGCGTGGAGATCCATCCGGGACCGCTCACCGGCGCGGTGTTCGAGAGCTACGAGGACCACCGCATGGCCACCGCGGGCGCGATCCTGGGGCTGCGCGTGCCGGACCTGCGGGTGGTGGACATCGGCACCACCCAGAAGACGCTGCCGGACTTCGTGGGGATGTGGCTGTCGATGCTGCACCCGGAGCCGGCGGTGGACGCGGAGTGAGGCGCTCGGCGAAGGACTTCGACGAGAGCGACGTGCGCATACGTCCGAACCGGCGCGGATCGCGGCCCCGCACGAAGGACCGCCCCAAGCACGAGGACGCGATCACCGGTCGGGTGGTCTCCGTGGACCGCGGCCGCTGGCGCACCGTGGTGGCCGAGGGCACCGACCAGGAGCGCGCGGTCACCGCGATGCGCGCCCGGGAGCTGGGCCGCACCCCGATCGTGCCCGGCGACCTGGTGGGGCTGGTGGGCGACACCTCCGGCCGGGACGGCTCCCTCGCCCGGATCGTGCGGCTCCAGGAGCGCAGCTCCTTCCTGCGACGCAGCGCCGACGACGACGACCCCACCGAGCGGCCGCTGGTGGCGAACGTGGACCTGATGGTGATGGTCACCGCCGTCGCCGAGCCCGAGCCGCGCGGCGGGATGATCGATCGCTGCCTGGTGGCGGCGTACGTCGCGGGGATCGATGCGCTGCTGGTGCTGACCAAATCCGATCTGCGCTCCCCCGAGGAGTTCCTCACCAGCTATGCGCCGCTGGGCCTCGAGCACGTGGTCACCCGCCGCGCCGAGGGGGCGGGCGAGGCCGGGATCGTGGGCCTGGAGGCGCTGCGGGAACGGCTCTCGGGCCGGGTGAGCGTGCTCATCGGGCACTCCGGGGTGGGCAAGTCGACGCTGCTGAACGCCCTGGTGCCCGGCGCCGACCGCGCCATCGGCGTGGTCAACGACGTCACCGGCCGCGGCCGGCATACCTCGTCCTCGGCGCTGGCCATGCCGCTGCCGGACGACGACGGCTGGGTGATCGACACCCCCGGGGTGCGCTCCTTCGGCCTGGGCCACGTGGATCCCGACGAGCTGCTGGACGCCTTCGCGGATCTCGCGGTGCTCGCCGCGCAGTGCCCCCGCGGCTGCACCCACCTCGAGGACGCCCCGGACTGCGCCCTGGACGCCCTGGTGGAGCGCGGCGAGGCGGGCAGCGCCGGCCCGGCGCGCCTGGCCTCCTACCGGCGCCTGGCCACCGCGCTGCGCCGCAACGACCCCTGGGAGCTGTGAGCGGCCGCCGCGGCCCGCGTCGCTGACGGTCCCGACCCGTCCCGCCCCGTACTGTGGGCCCCATGTCCTCTCGATTCGCTGATGACCTGCGCCTGGCCCACGTGCTCGCCGATGCCGTGGACCAGCTCACGATGTCGCGCTTCAAGGCGCAGGATCTCGAGGTCTCCACGAAGCCCGATCTCACCGAGGTCACCGACGCCGACCGTGCCGCCGAGCAGCTGGTGCGCTCGCAGCTGGCCCGGTCCCGTTCCCGCGACCAGGTGATCGGGGAGGAGTTCGGCTCCACCGGCGCCTCGCCGCGGCAGTGGGTGATCGATCCGATCGACGGCACCAGCAACTTCGTGCGCGGCGTGCCGGTGTGGGGCACGCTGATCGGTCTCATCGAGGAGGGCCGGCCCGTGGTGGGCCTGGTCTCCGCGCCGTCGCTGGGGCGGCGCTGGTGGGGCGGCGAGGAGGCCGGGGCCTGGACCGGTTCGCGGATCAACAGCGCCTCCCGGCTGCAGGTCTCGTCGGTGGACTCGCTCGAGGAGGCCTCGCTCTCCTACTCCTCGCTGCACGGCTGGGCCGAGCACGAGCGGCTGCCGCAGATGCTCAACCTCATGCAGCGCTTCTGGCGCACCCGCGCCTACGGCGACTTCTGGTCCTACATGCTGGTGGCCGAGGGCGCGGTGGATGCGGCGTGCGAGCCCGAGCTGGCGCTGCACGACATGGTCGCGCTGGTCCCCATCGTCACCGAGGCCGGGGGCCGCTTCACCTCGCTGGACGGCGAGGACGGCCCCTTCGGCGGCAGCGCGGTCGCCACCAACGGTCGCCTACACGAGCAGATCCTCGAGGCGCTCGCGCTCTCCGGGGACTGAACCCGCCGGGCGTCCCGCCGTCACGGGTGTCCAGCCCGAGGACCGCGCAGGGGACCGTCAGGGCGGGATCGGTAGACTCGATCCGTCGTGACCCCGAACCGTGAAGGGACCCCCTCTCCATGACCGTCAAGCGCGTCGCCCTCCTCACCGCCGGTGGCTATGCCCCGTGCCTGTCCTCCGCCGTCGGCGGCCTCATCGAGCGCTACACCGAGCTGGTGCCGGACGTCGAGATCATCGCCTACAAGCACGGCTACTGGGGCCTGCTCTCCGGCGAGAAGTTCGTGGTGGACGCGGACGTCCGTGAGAAGGCCGGCCTGCTGCACAACTACGGCGGCTCCCCCATCGGCAACTCCCGCGTGAAGCTCACCAACACGAAGGACCTCGTCCAGCGCGGCCTGATCGCCGAGGGCGAGAACGCCCTGGAGGTCGCCGCGAACAAGCTGAAGGACGACGGTGTGGACGTGCTGCACACCATCGGCGGCGACGACACCAACACCACCGCCGCGGACCTCGCGAAGTACCTCCACGAGAACGGCCACGAGCTGCAGGTGGTGGGCCTGCCCAAGACGATCGACAACGACATCGTGCCGATCCGTCAGTCCCTGGGCGCGAAGTCCGCCGCGGAGCAGACCAGCGTCTTCGCCCAGAACGTGCTGGCAGAGCACGGCTCGAACCCGAAGATGCTCATCATCCACGAGATCATGGGCCGCGCCTGCGGCTACCTCACCGCGCAGGCCGCCGAGTACTACCAGGACTGGCACGCGCAGCAGGAGTGGCTGCCCGGCATCGGCCACACGCCGGAGCGCTGGGACGTGCACGCCGTGTTCCTGCCGGAGCTGAAGCTCGACATCGAGGCAGAGGCGGCGCGCCTGCGCACCGTGATGGACGAGGCGGGCTGCGTGAACATCTTCCTCTCCGAGGGCGCCGGCATCCCCGAGATCGTCGCCGAGATGCAGGCCCGCGGCGAGGAGCCGGAGAAGGACCCCTTCGGCCACGTCAAGATCGACACCATCAACCCCGGCCAGTGGTTCGCGAAGCAGTTCGCGGAGAAGCTGGGCGCGGAGAAGGTGATGGTGCAGAAGTCCGGCTACTTCTCCCGCTCCGCCAAGGCGAACCCGGAGGACATCCGCCTGATCAAGTCGATGACGGACTACGCCGTGCAGGTGGCCCTCGAGGGCGGCTCGGGCCTCATCGGCCACGACGAGGAGCGCGGGGACGTGCTGCGCGCCGTCGAGTTCGAGCGGGTCGCCGGCCACAAGGCCTTCGACATCACCCAGCCGTGGTTCGCGAAGGTCATGGAGCGCACCGGACAGAGCATCGTCCCCGCCGAGGGGCACTGAGCCCGGTGACCACCACCGGGCGGGCGGGGCGATGAGCCGCACCCGCCCGCGCGTGCGCACCTGGCGCCGCACCCTGCGCGCGCTCGCCCTCATCGGGCGGGCGCGCGCCGCGCGTTCCGGGGCCGACGGCGACGCAGCCGACCGTGCCGAGGGCGGGGCGGGCGGGATCGACAGGACGGGTGGGGACGGCGACGGCCTGCTCCACCTCTCCCCCGGCCCGCACGGGACCGCGCTGCGGGAGGATCGCGGCCCGCTGGCCCCCGCGCGGCTGCTGCGGCCCCGCCAGGGCCGGCTCGGGGACTGCTGGCTGATGGCGCCGATGCTGGCCCTCCACGAGACCGCGCCGGAGCGGCTGCGGGCCCTGCTCCGCGAGGAGCCCGGCGGGATCGTGGCCGTGCAGCTGCCGGGGATGGATCGGCCGCTGCGGGTGGACCGTCGCCTGCCCGTCGAGACGGGAGGCGGGTTCTGCTACGCCCGGCGCCACGGCGCGAATCCCGGCTGGGCGGGCGTGCTGGAGAAGGCGATCGCCGGCCACGTGGCCGGGGACTACCGATTCCTGCAGCGGGGGCTGGCGCGCTTCGGCTTCGAGCTGCTGCTGGGCGAGCGGGTGCGCACCCGCCTGGCACTGCCGAGCGCCGGGCAGATCCTGGCCTGGCAGGCCGAGGGCCGCGCGCTCACGGCCTCCACCCATCCGCTGAGCTCCCTGGTGCCCGGCGCCGCCGGTCCCCTGCCCCGCAACCATGTGTTCGCCGTCGTCGGCGCCGACGCCCGCAGCGGGCATGTGCATCTGCGCAATCCGTGGCGCCCGGACGCGGTGCTGGTGCTCGACGCCCGCCGGTTCCGGCGCGGCGTGCTCTCGGTGGACGTCACCGCACCGCTGCGGTGACCGGAGCGCCCACCGGCGCGTCAGCGGCCCGCGGCGTCCAGCCAGGCGTCGGCGAGGAGCCGGTGCCCGGCCAGGGTGGGGTGCACGCCGTCCTCCGCGATCGTGCGCGGGGTGTGGCCGGCGGCGAGGGCGGTGGCGAGCACCTGCTCGAGGTCCACGAGCGCGTGGCCGTGCTCGGCCGCGAGCCGCCGGATGATCGTCGCCTTGCCGTCGAGGTCCTCGTGGATCCGTGCGGCCTCCGCGTCGACGTCCGCGACGAACGGCAGCATCAGCACCACGCTCGCGCCGGGCACCGTCCGGGCGAGCCGGTCCAGCAGGTCGCGGTAGTCGCGCTCGAAGTCGTCGTCGCGCACGTGCTCCCCGCGGGTGAAGCGGTGCCAGGAGTCGTTCACGCCCACATACAGGGTGACCACGTCGGGACGGTGCGCGAGGCAGTCGGCGTCGAACCGGGCCACCAGGTCCGCCGCCTTGTCGCCGCTGATGCCGCGGTTGAGCACGGTGGCGGTGGGCTCGTGGGCGGCGGCGTGCTCGGCGAGCAGCCGCACGTAGCCGTGGCCCAGCTCGTCGGGGTCCTCGCGGCGGCCGGCATCGGTGATGGAGTCGCCGATGAACAGGAGCGTGCGGGGCGCGGGGGTGGAGGGTGCAGTCATGAGCGACATCGTGCCAGACATGCCGGAAGGCCCGGCCGGTGTTTCCACCGGCCGGGCCTTCCTCTTCGTAGCGGGGGCAGGATTTGAACCTACGACCTCCGGGTTATGAGCCCGGCGAGCTACCGAACTGCTCCACCCCGCGGCGACATCAGTAACTCTACGGCTCCCCTCGGCGCGCGTCCAACCAGAGGCCCCTCAACGTGTGCCATGACACGTTCACGGGTCGTTCACCTGCCTGGACGTGACTGCGCCCGGCCGGCACCGAGGTATCACGGTGCCGGCCGGGCGCAGCCGGGAAGGGGTGCTCGGGCCCGGTCAGCCCTCCCCGCCGTCCGAGGGAGAGCCGAGCGCGCCTCCGCCGAGCTCCTCGTTGGCGGCGAGGGCCCGGTTCAGCGCATCGGCGATCCGGTCCTGCGCCTCGCCGTAGGCGGTCCAGTCGCCCTCGGCCATGGCGGCCTCCGCGTCGGCGACCGCCGCGTCCATGTCGGCCAGCGCGGCGTCGAGCCGCTCCTGGGCGGTGCCGTCCCCGGTCGTCGCCTGGCCGCCGTCGCCGGAGCCCTCGTCCCCGCCGTCCTCCTCGACCGTGCCCTCGCCGGTCTCGGTGTCGGCCGTGCCGGAGGGGGCATCGGAGTCGGTGACCTCGGCATCGCCGGCGCTCGCGCCGGAGTCGCCGCCGAAGACCAGGTCGAGGGCCTCGTCGAGCGTGGGCGCGAACCCGATCCGGTCGCCGAAGGAGACCAGCACCATCTGCAGCAGCGGGTACTGGGTGCCGCCGCCCGAGGCGGAGGACTGCAGGTACACGGGCTGCACGTACAGCAGCCCGCCGCCCACCGGCAGGGTGAGCAGGTTGCCGTTGATCACCTCGGAGTTGCCGGACTGCAGGAGGTTCAGCGCCTGGGAGACGTTCGGCTCCGCGTTGAAGGTCGCCTGCACCTGGCCGGGGCCGTTCACCGGGTTCGAGGCCGGCAGCACCAGCAGCGACATGTCCCCGAAGCTCTCGGCCGGGTTGCCGCTCTCGGAGCCCGTCTCGGAGTCCACGGCGAGGTAGCCGGTGAGCACGTTCTGCCCCTCGGAGGGGATGAAGCTCGAGGAGAGCATGAACCGCGGCGACTCATCGCCGGGCATCTGCATGGTCAGGTACATCGGCGGCTGCGGATCCTGCTCGCCCGTGGAGCCGTCCGGGTTCTGCGGGGCGGCGACCGTCGGATCCGGCGGGACCTGCCAGAAGTCCTGCTGGGTGTAGAAGTCGTCCGCGACCGAGACGTGATAGGTCGAGAGGATCTCCCGCTGCGCCTTGAAGAAGTCCGAGGGGTAGCGGAGGTGGGACATGAGCTCGCCGCTGATCTCCGAGGGCGGGCGCAGCGCGTCCGGGAACACCTCCGACCAGGCCTGCAGGATCGGGTCCTCGGTGTCCCAGGTGTACAGCGTCACCGACCCGTCGAAGGCGTTCACGGTCGCCTTGACCGAGTTGCGCATGTAGTTGGCCGAGCGCTCCCGGTTCGCCGCGGTGTCGTTGGGATTGGTCTGCGAGTCGTTGACCGTCGTGTCGAGGTCCACCGACTGCGCGTAGGGGTACTCGGTGGTGGTGGTGTAGCCGTCGACCACCCACACCAGCTCGCCGTCCACCACGGCCGGGTACATCTGGGAATCCAGCGACAGGAACGGGGCCACCTCCCGCACACGCTGCTGCGGGTCGCGGTCGTAGAGGATCTGCGACTCCTCGTTGAGGTAGCCGGAGATCACGATGTTCGGGTCGCGGAACTTGATCGCGTAGAGCAGCTGGTTCACGAAGCCGCCCACGGAGGGGCCGCCGTCGCCGGTGAAGGTGTTGTAGACCTGCTCGCCGCCCTCCTCCTCGTCGGCGCCGCCGCGCTGGTAGTCGAACTCCTCGGGCTCGCTGCCCTCCGGAGCGCCCACGATCGAGTAGTTCGGGGAGTAGCGGCCGAAGTAGACGCGCTCCTCGTACTCGCCGAAGGCACCCTGCCCGGGCACGCCGGACTGCAGGAAGCTCGGCTCGCCGTCCGCGTTGCGGCGATTGCCGTAAGCGGCCGCGGTGCCGTAGCCGTGGGTGTAGATGATGTGCTGGTCCACCCAGGAGCGGTCCGCGAGGCCGAAGGTGTCCGGTCGCAGCTCGCGCACGCCGATCACGGTGTCCTGCAGCTCGCCGTCGATCTCGTAGCGGTCCACGCTCAGCGGCTCGTCGAAGCCCCAGTAGCGGCGGTTCGCCTCGCGCTGCTCGAAGGTGGGCGCGATGATGTTGGGATCCATCAGGCGGATCTGCGCGGTGGTGGAGGCATCGGCGCGCAGCGCGCCGGGCTCCGCATCGGTGCTGGCGGTGTAGGGCACCTCCTCGATCGTGTCGAGGTTGAACGCGGCGCGGGTGGCGTCGATGTTGTGCTGGATGTACTCCTGCTCCAGGGCGCGCTCGTTGGGCTGGACCTGGAACTGCTGGACCGCCCACGGGTAGAGGTTCCCGACCACCAGGGTGGACAGGATCATCAGCCCGGCGCCGATCGCGGGGATCCGCCAGTCGGAGCGGAAGATCCACACCACGAACAGCGCCGCGACCGCGAGCGAGGCGATCGCGAGGATCGTCTGCGCGGGCAGGATGGCGTTCACGTCCGCGTAGGAGGCGCCCTCGAACCGGGGGTGGGCCGCGGTGAGCAGGTCGTAGCGCTGGAACCAGTGCCCGGCGCCCAGCAGCACCACGTAGATCGCGGCGAGCACGCCCAGGTGGCGCCGTGCGGCGCGCACCACTTCGAGGCCGCTCTCCTGGCCCCAGCTCACACCGCCGTAGATGAAGTGGCCGATGATCGCGCCGACGATCGCGACCAGCAGCACGAACTGCCCGAACGAGATCACCATGTCGATCAGCGGCAGGGTGAAGACATAGAAGGAGATGTCGTTGCCGAAGATCGGGTCCGTCTGCCCGAACTCCTGCGGGTGGAGGAACAGCTGCACGTCCTGCCAGCGGCGCGAGAGCGCGAGCCCGCCAAAGGCGCCGATCACCACCGGCGCCCCGTAGGTGAGACCTCGCCGCAGCGGGTCCACGGCGGCGCGGAACTGCTCCAGCGCCTCCTGCTCACGGGTGACGGGCGGGTACACGGGACGCTTGGTGTACGCCAGGCGCAGGCTGAGGAACAGCGGGACGGCGAACAGCACCAATCCGCCCAGGAAGAGCACCACCTGCGTGCCCCAGCGGGTGGTGAGCACGTCCGTGTACTCGAGCTGGTCCATCCACAGGTACTTGGTCCACACCTCCGAGGCGACGACGAGCCCGATCACGAGCACGGCGAGGACTCCCACCGTGATCGCCAGCGGGGAGACCTTTCTGGACTCGCTCGGGCTCGCGTCAGGAGCGGGACGTGGTCGCGGCCGCGGCATGTCGCCGAACGGGGCGGAGAAACTCACAGATAACCTCGGGTGCCTCGGGGTCGGAGCTCCTCCCCCGCCGGCGGCGGCGCGGAGCGGGGAGCAGGCTCCGGGTACAGTGTGGAGCCGCCGCGTGTCGCGGCGGTCACCCCATTCTGTCAGGCCGAACCTGTAAGGGACCTCTCGATCCGATGACGACTCCGGCCCCGGACCCCCTCGACGCCCCCACCGCGGCTCTGGCGGCCGCCGTGCTCGAGGTGGCACGCCACGTGGAGGGCTCCCCCGTCCCCGCCCCGCGCCTCTTCGCCCTCGCGCGAAGCGCCGAGCTGCTGGACGCCTCGCCCTCTCTGGCCGCGCTGCTGGGCGCGGAGGAGAGCGGCGCGCAGGACCCCCTGCACCTCACCCCGATCGACCTCGAGGACGGCACCGGGCCCGCGGCCGATCCTCTCGCCGCTCTCGAGACGGTGCAGTGGCCGGATCTCGCCGCGGGCGGCGCGCTCGCCTGCGACCTGCCGGCCACCGCCTGGAGCGTCCGCACCGAGACCGGCGCCGGCGCCCTCCCCGAGGGTCGGTCGCTGCGGGTGGTGGTCGCGGCGCTCGCCGATGGCACCACCTGGTCCGCGGTGCATCGCGGCGGCGAGGACGGCTACGTCCTCGGCGCCGCGCTGCTGCCCGACATCTCCTCCGCCCTGCTGGAGACCCTCCGGCCCGCGGACTGACCCTGCGGGCGGTCAGAACGGCGCCGGGGTGAGGTCCTCCTCGACCGTGGCGGGCTCGTCCGCCGAGGCCGCGCCGCTGAGCGGCTCCCCACCCGTGGACGGGGCCGAGCCCGCGCCGCCCGCACCGACGGCGTCGAGGTCCACCACCTCGCCGGTGTAGGGGTCGATGTCCGGGACGGTATCGCTGCGCTGCGGCCGCTGGAACATGGCGGTGCCGTAGGTGAGGTCGTGACCGACGGCCTCGGCCTGGACGTTCAGCGAGTGGCGCGGCGCGCCGTCGCTGCCCGTCCACTCCGAGGTGCTCAGCCGGCCGGTGACGATCAGCGGCTGCCCCTTGCGCACGGAGAGCAGCACGTAGCGGGCCAGCTGCCGGCGCACGAAGACCGTCACGAACTCCGTCTTCCGATCGGCGTACTCCTGCAGAGTGGTGTTGTAGTAGCGCCCGGTGACGGCGATCCGCAGCTTCGCGGTGACGGAGCCGTCCTCCTGCCGGTGCGCGGTGGGGTCGGCGGTCGCGTTCCCCATGATGCTGGTCTGGATATCCCGCATGGCGGTGTCCTTCCTGACGGGCCGGGACTGGCCCCGGCATCGGCGCCCTGCCGATGCCCACCAGCGTCGTGGCCGCGCCGTGCACCGGCCAGCCACCGCCCGATCCTGTGGACGAGGCGCTCCTGGGGAGGAGAGGTCGCCGCGCGCAGACGAACGGCCGGCCCCTCACCACGGAGGGACCGGCCGTCGAGAACAGGCTCAGGCCTGCGGGATCAGGCCTGCGGGACCACCAGGCCCGAGGCGGACGAGCGCGCCGCGGTGAAGCGCGCCTGCACATCGGCCCAGTTCACGATGTCCCAGATCGCCGTGACGTAATCCGCCTTCACGTTCTGGTAGTCGAGGTAGAAGGCGTGCTCCCACATGTCCAGCTGGAACAGCGGGATCGTCGCCACCGGCACACCGTTCTGCTGATCGTAGAACTGCTCGATCACCAGGTTCCCCCCGATCGGCTCATAGGCCAGCACCGCCCAGCCCGAGCCCTGGATCCCCAGCGCCGCCGCCGTGAAGTGCGCACGGAAGGAGTCGAACGAGCCGAAGAACTCATCGATCGCCGCGGCCAGCTCACCGGTGGGCTTGTCCCCACCCTCCGGCGAGAGGTTCTTCCAGAAGATCGAGTGGTTCGTGTGACCACCCAGGTTGAACGCCAGATCCTTCGAGAACTGGTTGATCGTGCCGAAGTCCCCGGCCTCGCGCGCCGCCGCCAGCTTCTCCAGCGCCGTGTTCGCGCCCTTGACGTAGGTGGCGTGATGCTTGGAGTGATGCAGCTCCATGATCTTGCCCGAGATCGAGGGCGCCAGCGCACCGTAGTCGTAGTCGAGATCAGGAAGCGTGTACTCCGCCATGTGGATCATCCCTTCGTCGTGGTGAGCGGGCTCCGCTCTGCGGGAGCCGCCGTGCTCTCCATCCTGCCACGATGACGTGGGAGGTGGCAGGGGGCGGCACCTGGTGGACCGGGCTGCGCGGGGCGTCGGCCCCGCGGTCCACAATGGTGCGATGGTCCCGCCGCCCCCGGCATTGCCGTCCAGCTTCTCCGCCGCCACGGCGACGTGGTTCGCGGAGTCCTTCGCCGCGCCCACCCCGGCGCAGTCCGCGGCATGGGAGGCGATCGAGCGCGGGGACGACACCCTGGTGGTCGCCCCCACCGGCTCCGGCAAGACCCTCGCCGCCTTCCTCCTCGCGATCGACCGATCGGCTGGTGCGCCGGCGCCGGAGAGCCCGGGCACGCGGGTGCTGTACATCTCGCCGCTGAAGGCGCTGGGGGTGGACGTGGAGCGGAACCTGACCTCTCCGCTGGTGGGCACGGCCCGCACCGCGGAGCGGCTGGGAGAGGAGCGGCGGGGGCTCAGCGTCGGGGTGCGCACGGGCGACACCCCGGCGGCCGAGCGGCGCCGCCTGGCGGCCCGTCCGCCGGACATCCTCATCACCACTCCCGAGTCGCTGTTCCTGATGCTCACCTCGCAGGCGCGGGAGACGCTGCGCGACGTGGAGACGGTGATCCTCGACGAGGTGCACGCCGTGGCCGGCTCCAAGCGGGGCGTGCACCTGGCGCTGTCCCTGGCGCGCCTGGACGCGCTCACGGCCGCCCCGGCGCAGCGCATCGGGCTCTCGGCGACGGTCGAACCGGTGGACGAGGTGGCCGCCTTCCTCACCGGCACGGGCCGTCAGCGCGGCGTGAGCGTCGTGCGCCCGCCCTCCACGAAGAGCTGGGACCTGCGCGTCTCGCTGCCCGTCCCGGATCTGCGGACGATCGAGCCGCCCGCCGATGCGGTGGACGACGAGGACGTCTCCGGGACGATCTGGCCGCATGTGGAACGCGCCGTGCTCGCCGAGGTCCTCGCCCACCGCTCCACGATCGTGTTCACGAACTCGCGCAGCCAGGCAGAACGGCTCACCGGGAAGCTCAACCGGCTCCATGCCCGCCGCG encodes the following:
- the aroA gene encoding 3-phosphoshikimate 1-carboxyvinyltransferase — its product is MPGEVLWNAPVADHPVDALVRVPGSKSLTARWMLLAAAADEPSVLRGALVSRDTRLMRDALERLGAVLEVADGALHVTPLPPPAEHPAEPLEIHTGLAGTVMRFVPILAALHHGDVRFTGDDAALLRPMHAVVDALRQQGVEVTEHGEPGHLPLTVHGTGRLPGGRIALDASASSQFVSNVLLVAARAESDLELAHVGSTLPSLPHIDMTVQTLREAGVEASHHVDADGRHTWTVRRGEIRPVSVGIEPDLSNAGPFLAAAMVTGGTIAVDDWPETTTQPGDAYRDLLARMGGEVWREGRALCVRGSGEIHGIEADMSAVGELVPTIAALCALADSPSRLTGVAHLRGHETDRLKALAAELTKVGAHTVELEDGVEIHPGPLTGAVFESYEDHRMATAGAILGLRVPDLRVVDIGTTQKTLPDFVGMWLSMLHPEPAVDAE
- the rsgA gene encoding ribosome small subunit-dependent GTPase A, with the protein product MRRSAKDFDESDVRIRPNRRGSRPRTKDRPKHEDAITGRVVSVDRGRWRTVVAEGTDQERAVTAMRARELGRTPIVPGDLVGLVGDTSGRDGSLARIVRLQERSSFLRRSADDDDPTERPLVANVDLMVMVTAVAEPEPRGGMIDRCLVAAYVAGIDALLVLTKSDLRSPEEFLTSYAPLGLEHVVTRRAEGAGEAGIVGLEALRERLSGRVSVLIGHSGVGKSTLLNALVPGADRAIGVVNDVTGRGRHTSSSALAMPLPDDDGWVIDTPGVRSFGLGHVDPDELLDAFADLAVLAAQCPRGCTHLEDAPDCALDALVERGEAGSAGPARLASYRRLATALRRNDPWEL
- a CDS encoding SGNH/GDSL hydrolase family protein, whose protein sequence is MTAPSTPAPRTLLFIGDSITDAGRREDPDELGHGYVRLLAEHAAAHEPTATVLNRGISGDKAADLVARFDADCLAHRPDVVTLYVGVNDSWHRFTRGEHVRDDDFERDYRDLLDRLARTVPGASVVLMLPFVADVDAEAARIHEDLDGKATIIRRLAAEHGHALVDLEQVLATALAAGHTPRTIAEDGVHPTLAGHRLLADAWLDAAGR
- a CDS encoding C2 family cysteine protease, with amino-acid sequence MSRTRPRVRTWRRTLRALALIGRARAARSGADGDAADRAEGGAGGIDRTGGDGDGLLHLSPGPHGTALREDRGPLAPARLLRPRQGRLGDCWLMAPMLALHETAPERLRALLREEPGGIVAVQLPGMDRPLRVDRRLPVETGGGFCYARRHGANPGWAGVLEKAIAGHVAGDYRFLQRGLARFGFELLLGERVRTRLALPSAGQILAWQAEGRALTASTHPLSSLVPGAAGPLPRNHVFAVVGADARSGHVHLRNPWRPDAVLVLDARRFRRGVLSVDVTAPLR
- the hisN gene encoding histidinol-phosphatase — translated: MSSRFADDLRLAHVLADAVDQLTMSRFKAQDLEVSTKPDLTEVTDADRAAEQLVRSQLARSRSRDQVIGEEFGSTGASPRQWVIDPIDGTSNFVRGVPVWGTLIGLIEEGRPVVGLVSAPSLGRRWWGGEEAGAWTGSRINSASRLQVSSVDSLEEASLSYSSLHGWAEHERLPQMLNLMQRFWRTRAYGDFWSYMLVAEGAVDAACEPELALHDMVALVPIVTEAGGRFTSLDGEDGPFGGSAVATNGRLHEQILEALALSGD
- a CDS encoding pyrophosphate--fructose-6-phosphate 1-phosphotransferase; translation: MTVKRVALLTAGGYAPCLSSAVGGLIERYTELVPDVEIIAYKHGYWGLLSGEKFVVDADVREKAGLLHNYGGSPIGNSRVKLTNTKDLVQRGLIAEGENALEVAANKLKDDGVDVLHTIGGDDTNTTAADLAKYLHENGHELQVVGLPKTIDNDIVPIRQSLGAKSAAEQTSVFAQNVLAEHGSNPKMLIIHEIMGRACGYLTAQAAEYYQDWHAQQEWLPGIGHTPERWDVHAVFLPELKLDIEAEAARLRTVMDEAGCVNIFLSEGAGIPEIVAEMQARGEEPEKDPFGHVKIDTINPGQWFAKQFAEKLGAEKVMVQKSGYFSRSAKANPEDIRLIKSMTDYAVQVALEGGSGLIGHDEERGDVLRAVEFERVAGHKAFDITQPWFAKVMERTGQSIVPAEGH